The stretch of DNA TGCCTTAGCGAAGTTTCCGATATCCTGGCCGGCGTCGGCCATGAGCAAGGGCCACCACCTGAACGGAGTCCTTCACGACCCGGTAGACCAACGGGAAGGGAAATCGCTGAAAAAGATACCGGCGAGTGCCGTGGACGAACAGCGGCCAGCGTTCCGGAGCAAGAGAGACGGCTTCGATGCCGCGGTCAAGTTCGGCGAGAAACGAGTCCGCAGCCGACTGGCTTCTTGCCGCATACCATTGCCGAGCAGCTTGAGCCTCTTCAACAGCGGCGGGATGAAACACAACCGATAACCCGGGCATCAAAGGCCGAGTATCTTTCGACGGGCATCGCTCCAGGAAACGAGATGAGGGTGAGACGAATCGAGATCCTTGAGGCGGCGTGCGATTTCCTGCTCCCAATCCGTTTCGGCATCCGCATCAAGGGCGGTATCCAGGCTATCCAACAAGGACCCGGCCATGGCCGCGCGGGCTTCTGGTGGAAGCTTCAAGGCTGCTTCTAACAATTTGGTTGCGTCAGATCCCATGTGCGAAGTCTACCAGAAGCCATAGGAGCAAGAAAGCCTGTCCTGCGCGCCGTGACTGGGCCTGGGCCGCGAAGCGCCATCAACTTGCATGACACAAAGCCGCCATGAGGAAAGTGGCTAGGGCCTGGCGGGAGATTGATTCCCCACAGGCGCCACATGAGCCCCCGACTAAAGCCCCGGCGGCTCGAAGCCTGTCAACTCGCCGGCAGCCGGCTCAAACAGGACAGGCCTCGCCGTTGCCTCCGAAGCGCAACGGCCGCTGGCTACGGCAAGTCAGGTGCCCGCTCATGCAGTCAATGGGCGGACAATCCCCTGCCAGACACCATTTATAGAAACGATGTCCAGGAAAGAATGGGAAGCGCTGGCCAGACGATTCCCTGTGCTCGCGCAACGCGCGGCCTCAGAAGGCCCTCGTAGGACACGCGCACCGAGGGAACCAGCCAGGCCACCGCCAGGAATGGTTCGACCCCTTATAGCTGCTTGAAGGCGTTCCAGAAGTAAGGCTCGCGTCAGATTGCGAGTGATGGCCGAAGCCAGCTAGAAGTGAATGGCGCGATACGCTGAGCCAAGTCGCCCACCCCAGCAAAATTCTCAAATAGGCTTTTGCCGGTTAGTTGGGTAGTCATTGGCGGGAGGGGCATACGCTACAGCAAGCCGGCTCGCTTCGCGTCGGCGATGAACTGGAGTACGTTATCAGAAAACGATTCCTTATAGTCTGTGGTAAAGAAATTGATCCAGACAAACGGTAACAACCCGATCCATTGGATGCCCGTTCGACTAATGTTGTATCGATAACTCTGCTCTAAGCGGTTATCCACAAACACATCAAAGTGCGTCTCGAGTACAGTCCCTTCCGCGAAGCAGGGAATGATGGTCAACGTCCAA from Fimbriimonadaceae bacterium encodes:
- a CDS encoding type II toxin-antitoxin system RelE/ParE family toxin — encoded protein: MPGLSVVFHPAAVEEAQAARQWYAARSQSAADSFLAELDRGIEAVSLAPERWPLFVHGTRRYLFQRFPFPLVYRVVKDSVQVVALAHGRRRPGYRKLR
- a CDS encoding addiction module protein, whose translation is MGSDATKLLEAALKLPPEARAAMAGSLLDSLDTALDADAETDWEQEIARRLKDLDSSHPHLVSWSDARRKILGL